The Actinocorallia herbida DNA window GGCCGAGGCCGCGGACAGCGATGGGCTCGTTCTTGCAGCGGGGGCATTTGTCGGTGGAGGGGGCGTTCATGCGTCCCTCCGCGGCGTGTAGTCGTGGCAGGCGGGCCACCAGGCGCGGCATTCGCTGTTGGCGCTGTTGCTGATGCGGGCGCCATTGGCGATGAGGCATTTGGGGTAGCCGTAGAAGCCGGGTCCGCGGTGGGCGCAGCTGCCGCAGCGGAGGCCGGCCGCGGTTCGGTCGTTGGCGGGAGCGGCGTCCTTGTGGAGGGGGAGGTGGCCGAAGAGGACGGACAGGGGGTGCTGGCCGCGCTCGAGGGCTGCCTGCTTGCGCAGGGTCATGCGGCGTTGGGCGGACAGCTTCGGCTCGGTGAGGTTGTTGCTGGTCGGGTCGTCGAGGTCGAAGAGCGCGTTGGTCATGCTGGCTGCTCCTCGGCGCGGGCGACGATGGCTTCGGCCATGGCCAGGAGCGGCAGGTACAGCGTGTTCGGGGTGGTGCAGTGGCTGCAGGGTTCGGGCTCGGCGTCGCAGGGTCCGGCTTCGTCGTCGGCGGCCTGGTCGTCGAAGGCGTCGGCGAGGTGGCTGGTGAAGATCGTGTCGAAGATGGCGAGGTAGGCCAGGACTGCGGCGGACCCGGGCCTGTTCGGGCGTTGTGCGACGACGATGTTGTCGGGGCGGCCGCGGCGGTGGCGGTCGGGTGAGGTGATGGTGATGCTGGACGCGGTGGTGGCCAGGTTCCACGGGCCGGTCGGCAGGTGGTTGTTGGCGGTGCGAAGGATTGCTGCGGCCTGGCGGAAGGTGGTGGCGTGGTTGGTCATCGGCGGCCGCCGCGGTGGCTGTGGACGATGGCGAGGGGCGCCCCGATGCTGAAGAAGAGCGCGAGTGCGATGTCGAGGTGCGTCATCGGCGGGCTCGCTTGAGGCGAGTGGCGAGGTGGAGGATGCCGATGCCGATGGGGCCGCTGGTGCAGAAGGCGGTGATGGCGGCGGTGAGGAGGTGGGAGGCGGTCACGGTGGTGGTCCTGGTGGTGCGGAGGAGGGGCGGGAGGATGGGGGTGATGGCGTCGGTGAGGGCGAGCTGGGTGGAGACGTGGAGTTCGGCGTCCCAGGCGGGGTCGGCCTGCCAGGCGTGGAGTTCCCATTCGGTGAGGTGGGGGTCGAGGCCGATGCTGAGGCCGACGTCCTGGCCGTTGATGCGCCAGCCGGCGCCGGTGGACCGGTCGTGGGGTCCTGGGGGGCTGTCGGTGGTGATGGGCCGGTGACCGATGCGCTCGCTGAGGTGGCTGATGAGGGTGACGGCGTCGCTGATCGAGGGCGCGGTGTTCATGCCGCCGCCCGGAGGGATGCGGCGCAGGCGCGGAGGCGGGTGGTGACGTCTTCGGCGGTGCGTTCGGGGGCGTCGTTCCAGTCGCCGACGAGCTTGATGCTGTCGCTGGCGGTGGCTTCGACGTTGTGGAGGTGGAGGGCGAAGGCGCGGGCGGCATCTCGCGCGGCGGGCTCGGAGTCCGTGCCGAGCAGCCCGTTGAGTGGGTTGCCTCCGGCGCCGACGATGATGGCGCCGAGGGCGCAGACGCGGCACTCGCTGGTGTAGATGACCAGGTCACCGGCCTGCTTCTCGTCGAAGTAGTCGCCCTTGTGGTGGCCGTTCTTCTCGATGACGGTGGCGGCGCGGTCGAGGATGGCGGGGATGTTCACCGGTCACCGCCGAGGGCGGTGACGTTGGTGAGTCGGGTGCCGGCAGGCGCGTCGATCTCCACCAGGGCGCTGTGGCCGACGTCGGGGTGGTCGGTGATGCGGATGGGCCAGTCCGGCATCGGCAGGGATTCGTCGCTGGCGGTGGCGGCGAAGGTCCAGATGCCGTTGTAGATGGCATAGATACGGAGGGTCTCGGTGTCGGTGCCGCCGATGAGGTCGCCGCGCCAGCCGGTGAGGCCGATGCCCCAGCAGTTGAACTCGTCGGCGCCTTCGCAGCCTTCGACTTCGACGAGGTCGTCGCTGCCGCCGGAGATCCGGATGGTGATGTGGTCGGGCTCGTTGGGCCAGGAGCAGGTGTGGGTGCCCTTCTGCTGCTGGTCGCGGTGGTCACTGAGGTGGGTCGGGGTGCGGTCGCAGGTGTGGGCGTGGTTGGGGCACTGGTGTGCGCAGCGGGGCCGGTAGGCGTCGCCCTGCTTGGCGATGGTGAGGGCGGCGGCGAGCTGTTCGCGGGCGGCCTGCAGGTGAGCGGTGAGCGCTGCGGGTACCGGGTACCGGGCTTCGGTGAGGAGGTTCATGGCGTCGTCGACCTCGTTGGTGGCGTCGACGAGGTCGGCGAGGACGTACTCGCGGGCCTTGCTCTGCTTGTCGGTCATCGGTGGTCCTAGATGAGGTTTCGCCGGGCGGCCCAGGCGACGGCTGCGATCGGGTTGCGGACGTTGATCTGGGCGCAGATCGCGCGGACTCGTGCGTGCGCGCTGGGGCGCCTGATCTTGAGTTGGCGGGAGAGGGTGTCGATGGTCTTGCCGGTGGCCAGGAGGGCGAGGATCGCGATGTCCTCCTGGCTGAGGGGGACGTCATCGGGCACTGGTGCCGCGGTGAGCACGAGCGGGGGCTTGTCGCTTTTCGGCTTCCAGCGCCCGCCGCTTCCGGTGACGACGGCGCTGTATTCCTTGTCGCGTCCTTTGCCGATCACCTCGACGGGCGCGTTGTAGAGGACCTCGAACGCTCCGCAGAACACGCACATCACCTCACCGCCCGGTAGGCGTAGGTGATGACTTCGACCTTGCGTACGGGGTGGAACTCGGCGTGTTCCTGGCCGCCTTCGTAGTCCCAGCTGGCGGAGCCCCAGTAGTCGTCCGGCTGGTTCTCGGTCAGGCCAACGCTGAAGGAGGAGGCGAACAGCAGTCCGTCGACTTCGCGGCGGATGACGAGCAGGTCCGTTCGGTTCCAGCGGCGGCCCTCGCCCTTCTGGACGGCCTCGAAGACGAACCCGTCTACGGGTTCGGACCCGGCAACCTCCAGAAGCTCCAGGGCAACCGCACGTCGAATCTTGATCCTCCCGGTCACTGCGGCTCACCTCCAGAGAGGAGGTCGAGGGCTTCCTGAACTGCGGCGCCGTTCCGGCACTTCTTGCAGTGGGGGGCCTCATCCGGGCCGTGGTCGGCGTAGTGCTCGCAGCAGGTCGGGACGCAGGTGAGGGCGTTCCGTGCGACGTTGACCAGGCCTTCGAGCCGTTCGACCTCGGACAGCAGGGCGGGCACATCCGTGAGGGCGTGCGACAGGGCGTTCAGGAGGAGGCCGGGGGAGGACGAGTTCGTAAGTGAGATGGTCGGCCGCTCGTTGGTCTTCACGTGTCGCCACCGCTCACAGATCTCGGCGACCTGCCCGTCGACTGAAGGCGTTCCGATCTCCCGGTGATAGGCGCGGAGATCGGCGGGGAGGTGCTCCCACCACAGGCGCTCACGGGTGTTCTTCGGTCCCGGCTGGTTCGGGGTGGTGTTCTCGATCCATGTCCAGCCGAGGGATGCACCGCACTCGCAGGACACTGTGATGCGGTGGGGGCCGCTGGTGCGGATCCTGACCTGCCCTTCGGTGCGGGGGAGGTGCCCGTCGAACACGGTGGTGTGGCCAGGGCACAGGTCAAGACTGAAGCTGCCGCTGGTTCGTTCCGAGAACGCCTGGCTGTACAGGTCTCGGCCTCGGAACACAGGCGGAGGCGCAACGAGGTGAGAGGTGGAGCGGAGTTCGATCCAGCCGGAGGGGGAGTCGCCTGGCTTGCCGGTCACTTCGGAGGACGTGCAGGACGGAGCGTTGCAGTGGATGCGGTGGATAGAGGTGGTGCTCATCGGCCGCCTCCGTCCAAGGCGATGCCGTACTTCACGTCGGCGATCTGGTCGAGTTCCGCCATGAAGGGCAGTTCGGCGATGACGCAGCTCTCGTCGTCGGTGTAGCTCTTGGCCGCTGCGACGACTTCGCGGAAGAACGCCGACAGGCGGTCCGCCACGACCTTCTCCGTGGAGCGCGTCTCGGTCTCGCCGAGAGCGGCCAGGAGGGCGGGCAGCGTGGAGGTCAGCACGTCGCGGGTGAGGGTGATCATGCTGCTGGTGGGGCGGAGCGGCGCGTTCTCCGACAGGAGCCCGGCGTTGGCGCGCTGGGCGCGCCAGGCCTGGGCGGCGGTGGTGACGAGTTCGTCGGATGGTGCTGCGAGTGCGGCGAGGATCTGGCGGAGCCGGTCGACCTCGTCGAGGAGGTCGCGGGCGTAGATGTCGCCGACGGTCAGGTCGCCGCGGATGCGGCAGTCCTGGATCCAGTCGCGGGTGTCGGTGAGCTGCTTCTCGGAGATGGGCTTGATCACCGGTTGCCTCCGTTCGAGCTGGCGCGGCGCTCGGCGTCGACGAGCTGCTGCGCGCGCTTCTCCAGCTCGTCGCGGAGCCGCTGGTTCTCGGCGCGGAGCGCGGTGATCTGCGGGTCTTCGCTCGATGCGGTGAGCTGCTGGTAGGTGCGGAGCGGGGTGGCCACGGCGACGGCGTGTCGCGAGCGTGCCTCGATCTCGCTGCGGGCCTTCGAGTGGATCTGCTCGATCTGGTCGGCGGCCTCGTCGAGCCAGTCGGCGAGGGCGGGCTGGGCGCGCAGGAGGCCGGCGACGTTGGCGGTGAGGGCCTGGTCGTAGCCGCCGATGAACCGGCAGTTCTGGCAGCAGCCCCACCGGTCGATGTACTGGCCGGAGTGGTCTCCGGTGCAGACAGCGATGATGTGGTTGGACTGGGTGCCGTCGTCGAAGGTGGTCGTGAAGAGGGTGACGGAGGGGCCGCCGCCCTCCCGGAGGAGGGCGGCGACGGCGCGGAGGTCAGAGGGGGTCATCGGCTGCCTCCGTGCGCGGTGGCGACCTTCGTGAGACGGGCGGCGTTGAGCTCGCGGGTGAGCCGGTCGTTTTCGGCCCGGAAGGCGGCCGTCTTCTGGCGTTCGGCGTTGAGGTCTCGCTGCAACCGGTCGGTCTTGTTCTGGAGGTCCCGAAGCTTCCGTCGTAGGTTGCGGACTCGGTTGCTGGCACGGCGGGCGAGGACGCGGTAGTGCCCGGCCTTCGCGGGGTCGGTCTGCTGCTGGGCGTCGTCGTGGTCGATGATGCTGACGGTGTCGGCGTCGAGGGGCAGGATGTGGGTGTAGGTGCGGTCGCCGCGGGTGATGGTGAGGGATACCTCGTTGTCGGCGGGGTCGCCGACGTAGCTGATGCGAGCCTTGACGGCGTAGACGTCGACGAGCTGGTCGATCCGGAAGGCGTGCTTCATCGGTCACCGCCCCGGACTCGCCACCGGACGCTGACGTCGTGGCGGTCGCAGCCGCACGGGCCGGATCCGTGGCAGCGGCCGGTCTCGCAGTCGCCGCAGGTCACGTCGTAGTAGCCGTTGAGGATCTGCTGGTGTTCGACGGACACCTGTCCGGCCGGGGCCGTCAGTGCGGCGTTGACGATCTTCCGCATGCGCAGGGTCGGCTGCTCGAAGTCGAGGTCCTGGCCCTCGTCCTCCGCACCGGGCAGTTCGCCACGGACGTAACGCTCAGCCCGCTCGATCGCGAAGCTCCCCGGGGCGGGGAAGCGGCTGGTGTGGAACGGCGCGGGTCCGCTCGTGGCGACGCGGGGCCAGGCCGCGGCACCGCTGGCTCCGCCGCCGGCGAGGTAGTCGTGGGCGACGCAGTCGTCGGCCTCGCACTGGTACATGTCGTCGTCGGTCATGTCGGGCTCGGCGCAGCGGCAGACCGCAGCGTTCGTGGCTGCGGTCACTTGCCAGCTCCGTTCCGCGCGATGAGGGTGAACTGGCCGTGGATTTCCTCGGCGTCGCCGGTCGGCCAGTTCTCGCCGTCAGGGTTGATCAGGGTGTTCGGCGCGGTGCACCGCCACTCGGTGTTGTTCTCGTCCGTCACGACGTCGTTGGTGCGGATGTCGCTGGCCTTGATGGGGCGGGGCAGCGTTTCGGTCGTGGTGCCGCAGTCGAGGCCCGGGGCCTTGTTCCCGGTCTGGGCTTTGCGGAACTCGGCGATGTGCTCCTCGGCGCACTCGACCAGGCCGGTCCCGGCGTGGAACAAGGCGCTGCCGATCTGCTCGATCAGGTGCCCGCACACGGAGCAGGCGGGATTGCCCGAGACGCTTTCTCCTCCGAGCGTGGCAGTCGGTGCAGGAGGAAGCGAGACCGTGGCGGGGACGTCTCCGCAGGTGAGCGGCGGAAGCTCGAAGTTCATCTCCGAGGCGAGGAGCTGGAGGGCGCGGATTCGGAGCGGCAGGGCGACGGCGTTGAGCGCGAGGCAGTTCTCGGCGTCGGCGAGCTGCTTCTGCAACTGGTCGATCTGCGCTTTCAGCAGGGGGACGTCACGGGTCGCGCGCTGGACGGAGTCCTGGGTCGTCGCGATCGCGGCGTGCTCGCTGCGGAAGTAGGCGATCTGCTCAGCGGTGACGCTGACGGCGGGGTCTACCATGGTCATGTTCGTGATCCCTTCTTCAGGGGAGCCGGGGCCTGGCGGGCGCAATCGCCGGGCCTTTTGGCGTTGTGGGGGTGGTGCGGGCGGCGCGGCGGGCGCTCATCCGGTTGAGGCGCTGCCGGTCGGTCGGGGCCGTCCAGGCGTGCAGCCCGGGGATCGCCGAGTAGCGGATGCCGTGCCCGGTCTGCGCGTAGCCGCACCAGCCGCAGCCGTTCACGGCGGGGGCAACCGTCGCGGCGGGCTGCGTGTCCCACCAGTTGAGAAGTTCGCGGGCCGCGTCGAGCCGGACCGCGTCGGCGGACACCTCGGTGTCGGGGACGACGACCGCCGTGGTGTCGAACTTGGCGGCGACGAACGCGGCGAACCGGTCGGCGATCTCCCGTTCGACGAAGCGCCCGTAGGCGTAGCCGGTCTCCCCTCCGGGGACGACGACAGCCCAGGGCCCGAGCTCGGTGGCGCTCATGCCTTCACCGCGGCGGGCTTGTAGGGGCGCATCGGCCACAGGCCGTCGGCGTCGCAGGGCTTGCCCTGCTTCGCGAAGTGGTCGCGGAGTTCGGCGTCCTGCTTGCGCTTGGCCTTGATCTGGGCCTGGTGCAGCTGGACCAAGTCGATCTCGGTGAGCCGCTGGTAGTTGCGGTGCAGGTCCCGCGCCGCTTGGTCCGAGGTTTGCTTCTTGCTGTTCTGGACGTGCGGGAACTGGAGGAAGAACTCGACGGGCTTGCTTCCCCACGTGACCATCTGCCAGGCGATCCGGCAGGACGCGAGGGCATCGGCACCGGCGTCGTGCGCGTTGTCGAGCCGGACACCGTAGTGCTTGGCCATCGCGCCGAGCTTCCTGCCTCCGCTGTTCTTAGTCGGCCGCCACGGATCGCACAGCTTGTCGAGGACGTAGACGTCGACGACGGGGCCGATCGCGCGGCCGAGACGGGCGTCGAGTGTGCGGAGCCCGTGGCGGCGCAGCTCGCGGTCGAACAGGGTGAAGTCGTAGGCGAGGTTCATGCCGACGATGGGGGTGCCGCCGGCCATGGCCGAGGACAGCTCGTCGGCGTAGTGCTCCAGGACCTTCTTCGGGTCGAGGCCTTCGGCACGCATCCGCTCGGTGGTGATGCCGTGGATGGCGGAGGCACCCTCGGGGATGTCGACTCCGGCGTTGATGAGCTGGACGTCCTGGGTGGTGGTGCGGTTGCGGGCGTCGGCCATGACCTGGGCGATCTGCACGATCCGCGCGGTCTCGACGTCGACAGACGTGGTTTCGGTGTCGAAGCCGAACATCGTCTCGGCGATCCAGCTCATCGGTCCTCCTGCAGGGTGGGGGCCTGCTCGTGGTCGGGGGTGGCTCCCCGGGCCGGGCTCGTGGTGAGCCCGGCGGGGAGCGTGCGGGGGAACGTCAACGGCCTAGAAGGGCGGCTCGTCGTGCGCCGGGGCGGGCGGCAGCGGCACCTCGTCGACGGCCGGGGCGGAGTACTCACCGGAGCGAATGGCGTCGAGGAACTCGGCGAGGTCGAGCGCAGTGGCCTGGTGCGGCGGAACTCCGTACCTGCCGGTGAAGGCCTTCTCGCAGTCGCTGGTGCGGTCGCCCGGCCACGCCGGGACGATCTGCTGCCACAGCTCCTGCGGGCTCGCGGTAACGGGCGGCCGGGCGGGCTGCATGGGCTCGGACGAGACCGGCGTCGAGGGCGCGGACAGGAAGGTGCGGCGGCCGGTGAACGCCCCGGAGACGTCGGACCCGTCCTCCAAGTTCTCGGCGAACCCGGCGGCACGCGCCGCGGTGAGCGCCACCGACAACTCCTCCAGCGTCTTGGCCGACATCGCGGCCATGAGGTGCGGCTTGACCAGCTCCTGGGACCGCTCGCGGGCCGCCTGCTCGACCGGGGCGCTGGGGACGCCAGCGGCCTTCGCCCGCTCCCACAGCACCTTGATCTCCGCGCGGGATTCGGCGCGGGCGATCATCGCCGGGAAGTCCGACGAGGTCGGGGACTCGATCGCGGGCTTCTCCCCGGTGGCGACGGCGCGCGCACGGTCGGCCTCGATCGCCTTCGTGGAGATCGCGCCCTCGCCCGCGAGGAGCTGGGCGGGAGAGACGGCCACGTCGATCTTCGGGACCATGAACTCGGCGACCTTGCCGTCGGCGCGGGTGACGCGCTTGAGCTCCATCGTCAGCCAGGCGTCGACATAGCCGCTGGTCTGGGCGAGGAAATCCGCGACCATCGGCAGCTCGACCGCGGCGTAGTAGCCGTGGGTGGTGAGCAGCCACACGCCGAGGCCCGGCACGTCGCGGAGCATCACGTTGAGGCGGGTGGTGATCTGGCACGCCCGGTTCTCCGGGTCGCACATACACGGCTTGTCGGACTTCTGCTCGATCTGGCCGTCACAGCGGCGCTCGCAGCGGCTGCCCCGGTACAGCTCGAAGTACTGGGTGACGGCGTTGCGCGGCGGGATGATGACGGGGATGCGGTCGGTGTCGGTGTAGACCTCCCACTCCTGAGGTCCGCCGTTCGGCGGCGTCCAGGGCTGGACCGTCCCGCCATACAGGGCGGCGATGGGCTCGAGGGTGGCGCGGGACGCGGCGGTGAGGCGAAACTGCTGGAGCTTCTCGGGCCGGAGGATCGCCTTGCCTGTCTTCGCGGAGGTCCGGCCGGTGTCGACGGTGTGGCCGATCCGGATCTCGCCGAGCTGCCGCATCCGCATCTGCAGACCGATGATGGACATGGTCAGGCCGCCTTTCGCACGGTGGGGAGCTGGAGGGCGTTGCCGACGACGCCCTTGGAGGGGCCGGTGGCCCAGTCGGCGACACCGCGGATGAACTTGAAGGCCTCGAACACCTCGTCGCCGCAGTTCACGGGGTAGAGGCGGTAGCCCTCGGGACGCAGGTGCAGGACGACACCGACGCTGTGCCGCGCGGGCATGACGACGCGGGTGCCGTCGCGGAGCCACCCGTACTTGGCCTTGCGGTAGGCGGACATCTGGACGCCGGCCTCGGGGTAGACGCCGTAGACGTCGCCGCTGGAGGTGCGCTCGTCGAGTTCGCCGCCGGTCTTGGTGTCTCCGAGGATGTCCTCGTCGGGATGGCAGCCGAGGGCGGCGGCGAGGAGCGGGCTCTTGAGGAGGTAGTCCAGGGTTCCGGCGAACCGTTCGTCGTAGTCGGCGACGACCATCTCCGAGGCGGTGAAGGTGACCTGCCAGTCCTGCACGAACTGCTCGAAGTGCTCCAGGTAGGGCCGCATCTCCGGGTCGTTGCGGATGGCCTCGGGGATGGGCTGCTTGAGGATCTTCGTCTCGATGATCTTGTGGGCGGCGTCGCCGATGTGCCCGCGCTCGTCCTTCTTCCGGACGTGGGCCTTGCGCAGCCAGTCGTACGCCTCCTTGCGGGCGTCGGGGTCGAAGCTGGCGCGGTTCAGCTTGGGCAGGTTGTCGAGCGCGGTCTCGGCGACGAGGTTTCCGGCCCAGAAGGTCAGCGCAGGCTTGGGCATGCCGTGGCCGATGATCGTGGTGACCGAGCGGAGCTGGTCGTCGGTGATCGGGCAGGTGTAGTAGCCGTTGCGGGCGCGGCGGGGAATCCGGGCTGCGCCGATCTTCGTGCCGGAGCCGGTGCAGCGGACGGGGCTGCCGTGCTTGCGGAGCCCGCCGTCCTTGTTGACCGGGACGTCGGGCTTTCCACAGGTGGGGCAGGGGGCGTTGGCCGGGAGGTCGTCGGACAAAGGCACCTCCGTGAGGTGGCTCGGTGCGGTGACTCCGGCCCCGGTGGGGGCTGCCTTCCGCACGACGTAGGGGGTCAGGGCGGCGGCGCGGGCCGGGGTCACCTGGGCGGAGACGAGGTCGCCGCGCTCGAACCTGGGCTCCAGCTGGTCGCCGTAGGCACCGTCCGTCGCGACGCCGAACGCGTAGCGGGTGCTGTTGTCGATCCAGGTGGGGTCGGAGACGAGACGCCAGGTGACGGGCTCACCGGTCTTCGGGTGCGCGGAGATGAGGTCACCGAAGCGCAGGTGCTCGGCGGGGACGTTGCCGATGGTCTGGAGTGCGCTCACTGGGGCACCCCCGTCAGAAAGTCGAGCACCGCGGTGACCTCGTGCTCATCGCCGTGCGCTACGTGCATGGACAGCACGTCGAGCTGCTCGAGGGCGCGCGGGGAGTCGGTGCCGAGGTGGCCGCAGTACAGGTCGCAGAGGGACGCCCATGCCTCGGTCCGGAACGGGTGGGTGGGCAGTACGGCGACGTCGACGAAGTGGGCGCGCCGCAGCCGGTATGCCTCGCGGACGGCGTCCACGATCGAGCTGCCCTTGATCACGAGGGCCAGGACGCCGCGGCATTCGTGGTCGAGCAGCAGGGCCGGAGCCTCGCCCAGGACTGACGTGGTCGGGTCGACGGCGGCAACGAGCCGGTTCCGGATCATCGGGCCGCACCCCCGCGCAGGAGCTGGAGTTCGGTGAGCAGGTCGGCGAGGACCTCGCGGATGCGGGCGCCTCCGTCGGGCTGCTCCCACCACGCCCAGGTGACGGCGGCGGCGAACAGGGCGGCGAGCGCGGCGAGCAAGGCGTCGTCGGCGAGGACGAGGGCGGCGGCCGCGATCCAGCACGCGGCGGCGGTCCGGCCGAGGAAGTGGTGGAGGCTGGCGGCGGTGTCGGCGAAGACGATCAGCGCGGCCGCGGCGAGGGCGAGGGCGTAGGCGAAGATCACGCCGCCTCCCCGAGGAGCTTGGCGAGCAGGCCGTCGGCGTCGCGGGTGGAGGACTCGGCGACCTGGAGGTCGCGGTCGGTGCCGATGGTGTCGGGGGCGGCCTCGGACCAGTCCATGTCGCCGCTGTTCAGGGCGTCGGCCTTGACGCGAATCTCGCGCCAGTTCGCGAAGGCCTCGACGGCCTGGTCGATGGGGAGATGGTCGGCGATGCGGCCGAGGACCTTGCGGACGGCGTCGTCGGAGACGCCTTCCTCGTCGGCGAGCCAGACCGCGAGGTCGCGGCGGGCCTTCAGCGCGAGGTACGGGCCGAGCCGGGGGACGGCGTCCTGGGGACGGTTGGTACGGGGGTTCATCGTCGCTCCTGGGGTTGCTAGGGTTTGCGGCGTGCGGCGCTCGTCGCTCCGCATCAGGCCCGGCGTGTTACAGCACGCTGGGCCTTCGCCGTTTAAGGGGCCTTGGCCGTGGTCTTCCTGCTACGGCGTCGGTGGGCACGCTGAGCGTGCGTAAGCGCAGGCCGCCGAAAGGCCTGGATGATCTCGGCAATGTCCCGGTCCGAGAACCGGATCTCCTTGCCGAGCTTCGTGTGCGAGATCTCCTGAGCTCCGGCCTTGCGGCGCAGAGTCGTGGGTGACCAGGCGTTGCCCAGCCGCTCCGCGGTTTCCTCGGGCGTGTAGAGGCGCGCCGGCTCTTGTCGGTAGGCCTCCGGCAGCACGTCGTTCAGCGTCAGGCCGAGAGCCGAGACGACCTTGTGCAGGACGTCGAGACCTGCCTGGCCCTTTTCGAGCTTGGTGACGCTGGCCGGGTTGACGCCCGCCTTGAGGCCGAGTTCGGTCTGGCTCATCCCCGCCGCGGTACGCGCAACGACGATGCGCATCGGGTCGAAGAGCCCGGGAGCGATCTCGTCTGTGGAAGTCGTCACAGGAGTAGACAACAGCAAACTGCCGGTTCTTGCAAGCAGGATCCGGCAGTATTTGGCAGTCTCACGGCTAGGTGAACGAAGTTCTGGTTACCGGCGGGGAACTTCCGTACAGTGGCGGCAGAATCTGGCAGGATTTGGCAGAGCCACGTAGACGGGAACCCACGACCATGACGACGGACCAACCGCCGCCAGACGAGTCACGTGAAGATCCGTTTCCGGAAGCACTCCTGATCCGCCGGAGCCGGGACGCCGTGAACCTGACGCAAGCAGAAGCCGCGCGAAGAGCCGGAACGAAGCTTGCTGAGCGGCGCTGGCGCCAGCTTGAAGAGGGCAAGGAACGCGCGCCCGACAAGACGTTGGCCCACATGGCAGCGGTCGTCGGGGTCTCACCCGAGGACCTGATCGCCGTCGACCGCCTCGAAGCGGCAGAGACGCTAAGGCGAATCCTCGCGCTCCGCATCGCTGAGGAGCCGCCGCCCGCGGCCGCCCCCATCGACTTCCC harbors:
- a CDS encoding helix-turn-helix domain-containing protein, translated to MNEVLVTGGELPYSGGRIWQDLAEPRRREPTTMTTDQPPPDESREDPFPEALLIRRSRDAVNLTQAEAARRAGTKLAERRWRQLEEGKERAPDKTLAHMAAVVGVSPEDLIAVDRLEAAETLRRILALRIAEEPPPAAAPIDFPEGVKGDPFFEWIWRFDGVPEAERQMAIHGVRLFRNPPGSSAGYSQSDRRRA
- a CDS encoding DUF6197 family protein, whose translation is MNIPAILDRAATVIEKNGHHKGDYFDEKQAGDLVIYTSECRVCALGAIIVGAGGNPLNGLLGTDSEPAARDAARAFALHLHNVEATASDSIKLVGDWNDAPERTAEDVTTRLRACAASLRAAA
- a CDS encoding helix-turn-helix transcriptional regulator codes for the protein MFCGAFEVLYNAPVEVIGKGRDKEYSAVVTGSGGRWKPKSDKPPLVLTAAPVPDDVPLSQEDIAILALLATGKTIDTLSRQLKIRRPSAHARVRAICAQINVRNPIAAVAWAARRNLI
- a CDS encoding exonuclease domain-containing protein; its protein translation is MSWIAETMFGFDTETTSVDVETARIVQIAQVMADARNRTTTQDVQLINAGVDIPEGASAIHGITTERMRAEGLDPKKVLEHYADELSSAMAGGTPIVGMNLAYDFTLFDRELRRHGLRTLDARLGRAIGPVVDVYVLDKLCDPWRPTKNSGGRKLGAMAKHYGVRLDNAHDAGADALASCRIAWQMVTWGSKPVEFFLQFPHVQNSKKQTSDQAARDLHRNYQRLTEIDLVQLHQAQIKAKRKQDAELRDHFAKQGKPCDADGLWPMRPYKPAAVKA
- a CDS encoding helix-turn-helix domain-containing protein — its product is MTTSTDEIAPGLFDPMRIVVARTAAGMSQTELGLKAGVNPASVTKLEKGQAGLDVLHKVVSALGLTLNDVLPEAYRQEPARLYTPEETAERLGNAWSPTTLRRKAGAQEISHTKLGKEIRFSDRDIAEIIQAFRRPALTHAQRAHRRRSRKTTAKAP